The DNA segment CATCGAGCACCATGACCGTCCTGTCGGCATTGGTGAACGCACGCCGCGCCTGTCTTGGCAGGTGCAGACCGTCCAGCCTGGCTGGCGCCAGGCCGCCTACCAGCTTCAGATCAACGGAAAGATCTTCAGACGGGTCAACTCCGGCGACAGTGTCCTGGTCCCGTGGCCCGGCCCGGCCCTGACCTCCCGCCAGCAGGTAGAGGTCCGAGTGCGGGTCTGGGCGGCCGGTGAAACCGAACCGACGCCGTGGAGCGAGCCGACGACGGTCGAGGCCGGACTACTGGAGTCCGACGACTGGACGGCTGGTTTCGTCGGCTCCACCGACCGCAGCCCGGGGGATCGACGGCCGATTCTGCTGCGGCGCGATTTCACGGTCCGGCCCGGACTGCTCAAGGCCAGGGCCTACGCGACAGCCTGTGGCGTCTACGAGTTGCAGCTCAACGGCACATCTGCCGGCGACGACGTGCTCGCACCGGGCTGGACCAGCTATCACCACCGGCTGCCGTACCAGACATACGAGGTCACCGACTTGCTCCGCGTCGGCGCGAACACGATCGACGGTTGGCTGGCCGACGGCTGGTGGCGCGGCGAATACGCCTGGAACCGAGTCGGCGAACGCTACGGCACCGACACGGCCCTGCTGGTGCAGCTCGAGCTTCACTACATCGACGGCACCGCCGAGCAGGTCGTCACCGACGGCACGTGGACGTGGGCGTACGGGCCGATCACCGCGTCGAGCATCTATGACGGCGAACGCCACGACGCTCGCATCGAACCGACCGGCTGGACTCCCGTACAGGAGAAGAACCCGGCCGTGGGTGAGCTGGTCGCGCCCGGCGGGCCGCCGGTGCGCCGTACTGCGGAACTGTCACCGATCACCGTGGCCCGCCTCGATGACGACACGTACCTGCTCGACTTCGGCCAGAACCTCGCCGGTCGGCTGCGGATCACCGTCACCGGCGCGGCCGGGACCGAGATCGGCATTAGGCACGCCGAAGTGCTCGAGAACGGCCGTCTGTGCACCCGACCGATCCGCACCGCTGTTGCCCACGACGTCTACGTTCTGGCCGGCGCCGGCGCCCAGACCTGGGAACCACGCTTCACCTACCACGGATTCCGCTACGCCGAGATCACCGGCTGGCCCGGCGAGCTCGACCCGGCCGAAGTCGTCGCGGTCGTCTGCCACGACGACATGCCCGAAGCCGGCACCTTCGCCTGCTCCGACCCGCTGGTTGAACGACTGCACGACAACGTGCGGTGGAGCATGCGTGGCAACTTCGTCTCCGTGCCCACCGACTGCCCGCAACGCGACGAGCGCCTCGGCTGGACCGGCGACCTGCAAGTCTTCGCCCCTACCGCCGCGTTCCTCTACCAGGCGACCGGCAGCATCGCCGACTGGCTCACCGACGTCAACGCCGAAACTGACGGCGACGGCCTCGTCCCGCTGTACGTGCCGCACATCGAGACCGACTTCACCCAGTTCCACTGCGCGGTCTGGGGCGATGTCACCACCGTCGTCCCCCTGGTGCTGTTCGACCGGGCTGCGGACCTGGGGCCGGTGCTGCGCGGCTACGACACCGCGCGCTCGTGGGTCGACGCGTGCCAGAAGTTGCTCGACGACCGAGACGTCATCGCCGAAGGCCTCCAACTCGGCGACTGGCTCGACCCGGCCGCCCCACCGGACCGCCCGCAGCAGGCCCGCACTGACCCTTACCTGGTCGCCACCGCCTACCTCGCGCACTCCGCCCGGCTGCTCGCCCGACAAGCCGAACTGATCGGTAAAACCGACGACGCTGCGCTGTACCACATCCTCGCGGACCGGGTCACCGCCGGTTTCCGCCGCGAGTTCGTCACCACCAACGGCCGCTGCGTCTCCGACACTCAGACCGGGTACGCCCTCGCCCTGTGTTTCGACCTACTCACCGCAGCGCAGCGGGTCCACGCAGGCGAACGCCTTGCCGAACTCGTCCGCGAGGCCGAGTTCCACATCGGCACCGGCTTCGCCGGCACCCCGCTCATCCTCGACGCGCTCACCATCAGCGGGCACTTGGAAGAGGCCTACCGGCTACTGCTGGAGAAAGGCTGCCCATCCTGGCTCTACCCGGTCACCATGGGCGCCACCACGATCTGGGAACGCTGGGACTCTATGCTGCCCGACGGATCGATCAACCCCGGCAACATGACCTCGTTCAACCACTACGCCCTCGGCGCCGTCGCCGACTGGCTGCACCGCACCGTCGCCGGTCTGGCGCCGGCCGCCCCCGGCTACCGGACGCTCCGCGTGCGGCCCCGCCCCGGCGGCGGGCTGAGCTGGGCAGCGGCCCAGCACCGCACCCCCTACGGCGACGCTGCGGTGCACTGGCAACGAGAAGGCTCGACCCTGCACGTAGAGGTGATCGTGCCACCCAACTGCGACGCACAGATCGAACTGCCCGGGCAACAGCCGGTGAATGTCGGCAGCGGTACCCACACGTTCACCTGCTCACACCGGCCCACGGCAGAGGATCCCATCGCGCCTCTACCACCACGCCGGTACTTCTAGACCAGCAGGCGGCTCCCGTACCCTTCAGGACCGGGAGCCGCCCACGGCAGCCGAGACCAGCAGACGAATGAGGACGACGGTGGCGCGCGCAACGATCCGAGACGTCGCCCGTGTGGCCGGCGTCTCCGACGCCACGGTCAGCAACACGGTGAATCGGCCACACCTGGTGAATCCGGCAACCCGGGACCGAGTCCGGCAGGCGATGGAATCGATCGGGTACGTGCCCAACGCCGCGGCCCGGGCTCTCAGAGTCGGGCGCACCAGCACCCTCGGCCTGGTCGTCCTTGACTTCGGTAACCCCTTCTTCGCCGAGGTCGCCGCCGGCGCCGAGCAAGCTGCCACCGAGGCCCGCGCTGAGATCGCGCTGTTCCACACCGGCCTTGGCGAGCACACCCGTGAACAGCGACTGCTGCACCGGCTGGCCGAATGGCGCCTCGACGGGCTCATCATCACACCCAACGACGTGGACCATCCGGCACTGACCCTCATCGCCGAGCGCGGCACCCCGGTCGTCGTGCTGGCCCGCCAGGTTCCAGGTGGCCGGCACAGCGCGGTACGCAGCGACGACGTCCTCGGCGGAGAGATCGCCGCCCGGCACTTGCTCGACTGCGGGCACCGACGGCTGGCGTTCGCCGGCTGGCGGCGCGACGAGCGCTACGAAGGCGCTGCCCGAGTCGCCACCACAGCGGGCACGACACTGGAGTGGCTCGACACCGGCAACGCCGACATCGCCGGCGGACTCGAGGTCGGCGCACGCCTCGCCGGGCAAACGTCCCGGCAGCGACCCACCGGAGTGTTTTGCGCCAACGACCTCATCGCAGCCGGAATCATCCAGCAACTCACCCGCTACGGGCTGCGAGTCCCGGCCGATCTCGCCGTCATCGGCTTCGACGACACCGACCTCGCCAGCGCCGCCAGTGCGATCGAGCTCACCAGCGTGCGTCAGCCCGCCACCGAGATCGGCCAAGCGGCAGTACAACTGGTCCTCAACGAGATGAACGATAGGACCCGGCAGGGCCAGGACATCGTCTTCCGGCCCGAGCTGGTGGTCCGTGAATCCACCGCCGATATCGGCGGACACCTCAAGACGACTACTCGGCAGTAGCCCTCCGCCAGACCCTGGGGGACGCGATTCCGTGGGCCTGTGCTGCAACTAGTCGCACACTTGTACGAACGCCGGTAGATTGCCTGTTGTCAGGTGAACTCATCACGGCCCGGCGGCGTTGATGTCTGTAGATAGAATCGGTGGACTGGCGGGGGAGCTTGTCGTGTCATCAGGGAAGCGGCCTGATGATCCTCTCGCAGGCCATCATCGCCGATATCGTGCCCGCGTCCGAGCGAGGAAAGTACCTCGGCCCCCTGGGTGGCATCTTCGGCCTGGCCGCGGTGGGCGGCCCGCTGCTCGGCGGATTCTTCGTCGATCACCTCAGCTGGCAGTGGGCGTTCTACATCAACATCCCGGTGGGCGTCGCCGCGCTGCGGCTGCCGAACAAGAAGCCCGTGCATCCGATCGACTGGCTCGGCGTGCTGTTCCTCTCCGCCGCCACGACCTGCCTGATCTTCCTGGCCGACTTCGGCGGCTCGGCGGATCACGGCTGGACCGCCTGGTCCACCTGGGGGTGGCCGGCCGGCCTTGTCGTCTCGGTGGGCCTGTTCTCCGTCACCGAGGCCCGCGTCGCCGGCCCGATCATGCCGTTGTCGATGTTCCGCAATCCGATCTTCGTCAACGCCACCGCGATCGTCCTGGTGGTGCAGAACGCCGTCTCGCCGAACGACATCGGCACCGCCACCGCGACGAACAACTACTTCAGGGAGGCCGGCGGAGCGGTCGGCATCGCCGTCTTCGGAACGATCTTCACCTCCCGGCTGACCGAGAACCTCACCACCGTGTTCACCGATGCCGGCGCCGACGCCGAGCAGGCCGCCCAGGCCACCGCGACCATCGACCCGGCCGTGCTGCAGAGCCTGCCCGCAGGCGTACGGGACGGCATCGTGGCCGCCTACGCCGACGCCCTCGCGCCGGTGTTCTGGTACCTCATCCCGTTCATGGTGATCGCACTCGTCCTCGCGCTCCGGCTCAAGGAGATCCCGCTGTCGGACGTCGCCGGGATGGTCGCCCGCGGCGAGGCGATCGGCGGTGCGGAGGCGGAACGCCTGGAGCGCCTCTGACCCAGGTCATACCGCCGGCTCCGACTCCGGTCAGACGCGCCCGGACCCCCTTCGCCGCGAGCATTGAGGTGTCAACGAGCGAAGGGAAACGATGGATATGTACGCGACCACGATCGCCGGCATCGCGTTCTGGGGCATTCTGCTGGGGGCCTACGTGGCGCTGTTCGGAGCCACGCTCGTCGGCATCTGCCGATCATCGCTGGAGTCGCGGGCCCGTACCCGATGGATCTGGTTCGTGGTCCTCGCTCCCGGCCTCGGCGTCATGATGTGGTTCGTCCGGCGACGGCAGTTCGTTTGACAGCATCCGATCGCGCTGGGAGCGTTCCCATCATGGCGAACATCGCGGTCAACCAGGTGGGTTACCTTCTGTCCGGACCGAAGCGGGCCACTCTGGTCACCGATGCCGACGCGGCGTTGTCCTGGCAGCTCACCGATGACGGGAACCGGATCGTGGCGACCGGGACGACGGTTCCGCGCGGCATCGACGCCTCCTCCGGGCAGAACACGCACACCATCGACTTCGGCACGTGCGAGCAGACCGGCGCCGGCTTCACGGTGACCGCGGACGGCGCGACGAGCAGGCCGTTCGCCATCGCCGGGGACCTCTACGGCAGGCTGCGCGCCGACGCGCTGAAGTTCTACTACTGCCAGCGCAGCGGCATCGAGATCCGCGAGGACCTGCGACCCGGCTACGGCCGCCCGGCCGGGCATCCGGGTGACAGCGACGTCCCCTGCGCCCCGGACGCCGGCGACTACCGGCTGGACGTGCGCGGCGGCTGGTACGACGCCGGCGACCAGGGGAAGTACGTCGTGAACGGCGGCATCACGGTGTGGCAGCTCCTGCACGCCTTCGAGCACCGGCGCGGCCTCGACACGCTGGTGCTCGACATCCCTGAGAGTGGCGACGGGACTCCCGACCTGCTCGACGAGGTGCGCTGGGAACTCGATTTCCTGCTGCGCATGCAGGCCCCGGGAGGCCTGGTCCACCACAAGATGCACGATCGGGAGTGGACGCCGCTGCCGACCCTGCCGCACCTCGACAAGCAGCCCCGCGAACTGCGTCCGGTCTCCACCGCGGCCACGCTGAATCTGGCCGCGGTGGCCGCTCAAGGAGCAAGGATCTTCTCCCGGTACGACGTGAGCTACGCGGAACGCCTGCTGGCCGCCGCGCGAACGGCCTATGCGGCGGCCGGGGCGAATCCGATCCGGTACGCGCCGGTCGAGGACACCGTGGGCGGCGGCCCGTACAACGACGACGACGTCAGCGACGAGTTCTACTGGGCGGCGGCCGAGCTGTTCCTGACCACCGGCGAGCAGCAGTACGCCGACGCGGTGCTCACCTCCCCGCTGCACACCGCCGACGTCTTCGGTCCCTACGCCTTCGACTGGGCGGCCACCGCCGCGGCCGGCCGCCTCGCCCTCGCCTACACCGACGAGCGGGCGCGGGCCTCAGTGATCGCCGGCGCGGACCGCTATCTCGCCGTGCAGCGGGCCCATCCGTACGCCGTGGCCTACGCCCCGCCCGGCGACCGCTGGGAGTGGGGCTCCAGCAGCATGGTGCTGAACAACCTCGTGGTGCTCGGTGTGGCGTACGACCTGACCGGCGAGGACCGCTATCGCGACGGTGTCCTGGAGGGCCTGGACTACATCCTCGGCCGCAACGCGCTGAACCTGTCCTTCGTGACCGGCCACGGCACCGACTACGCGAAGAACCAGCACAGCCGGTGGTACGCCCACCAGCTCGACCCCGCCCTGCCGCACCCGCCGGACGGGACCCTCGCGGGCGGCCCGAACTCCGGGCTGCAGGACGAGGTGGCCCAGGCCCGGCTGGCGGGGCGACCGGCCCAGTTCTGCTACATCGACGACATCAACTCCTGGTCCACCAACGAACTGGCGATCAACTGGAACGCGGCCTTGGCTTGGGTGGCCGGCTTCGCCGCCGACTGTGGGCGATGACGTCAGGCGGGCATCGGGGCCGCCGTACGGTCAGGAGTCCCACACCATGGAAGCGACCTCGATTCCCCGGGATCGCAGGCGCGACGCGTCGTCGTTGTCGTCCAGGTCGAACCAACTCGACACCTCGACTCGCTGGAGGCTGGGAAAGTTGCTGAGCACATCCAGAGCGGGGAGTTCGTCGACCTTCAGCACGGTGAGCTCGGTCAGGTGCTCCGACGCCAGCGCCGCCTGAATCTCCTCATCGCAATCCACCAACATCAACTCACGTAATCCGGCCGGCAGGCGCAACGACCCGGCGGCCATGAAACCGGGAGGCGCCACCAAGGAGAGCGTCCGCAACTCATTGAGATCGCCGATCCAGTCCAGGCTCACCGTGCCCTTGCATCCCATGATCGCCAAGGTGGACAGCGGGAGACAGCCGGCCTTCTCCAGATCCGGAAGGATCACGCAATCCCGGAGGAGGAGAGTGTCGATGCTCCTGTTATGACCGAACTCGCCGAAGACGACGGGCGTGGGCAGCGCGGACAATTCCAAGCACCTCAAGCGAGGCTGCCGGGTCAGCAGATTGGCGGCGAGCATCTCGGTAGCGTCCACCAGTAGCGTCTCGAGTCCCGGGGCGCTCTCGAACTGATGCGGATCAACCTTCAGATCGCAGTTCCGGACGGTGAGGTGGCGAAGCCCTGGCCAGTACATTCCACTACCGGGCTCGGTCATGCCACCGCACTGGTCGAGGATCAGGGAGCGGAGACTCAGGAGACCCTCCAGGAACCTGAGCGATCCCAGGGAGGGGTTGTCCGACAGGGTGAGCGAGTCGAGTCTTTCGAGGTAGGAGAGCTCACGACGCGCGAAATCGCTGAGATCCCCGCTGAAGTGGCAACTCACGGAATTGAGGTCGGTGACGTACTTGAGGTTGGGGAGCAGCGCCGGATCGCTGACCAGAAGGTCCCAGCCGTCCGGCCGGGGCCCGAACGCCTCGCGGGCGAACTCGCGTCCATCGAAGTAGGACCAGGCTGCCAGCCGTTCGCGGCACACCGCTGGACGCTGATCGTTCCGGAGAGTAGCGATCAAACTCAATGCCGCCGGGCCGCCGACCAGTCCCGCAGTGAGCAAGGTCGCCGCGGCCGCGTTGTCCGGCAGCGAACTGCAATCGTCAGGAAGAGCCGGCAGGACGTACTCGCCCAGCCCGGCGAGGATGCGCGCCTGATCCGGGCTGTCAGGTGGGATCACCTCTCCGAGCTCGTCCACCACTCTCTCCGACAGGTCCCGGGAGAGCCTGGAGGTGACTTCGGAACAGCTGACGGCCAGCAGGCGCAACCGAGCCGTCCGCACCGAATCGGTACCCGAGTCCGCGGCCTCGTCCAGCAGTGCGGAAACCAGATGCTCGGCCTCGTGTTGCCGGGCGCACCCGGCGGCCATGACGATCACCTCGCGGTACTCATCCAGGTCGGCGTTGCGCAGGA comes from the Actinoplanes sp. OR16 genome and includes:
- a CDS encoding MFS transporter, translated to MILSQAIIADIVPASERGKYLGPLGGIFGLAAVGGPLLGGFFVDHLSWQWAFYINIPVGVAALRLPNKKPVHPIDWLGVLFLSAATTCLIFLADFGGSADHGWTAWSTWGWPAGLVVSVGLFSVTEARVAGPIMPLSMFRNPIFVNATAIVLVVQNAVSPNDIGTATATNNYFREAGGAVGIAVFGTIFTSRLTENLTTVFTDAGADAEQAAQATATIDPAVLQSLPAGVRDGIVAAYADALAPVFWYLIPFMVIALVLALRLKEIPLSDVAGMVARGEAIGGAEAERLERL
- a CDS encoding glycoside hydrolase family 9 protein — its product is MANIAVNQVGYLLSGPKRATLVTDADAALSWQLTDDGNRIVATGTTVPRGIDASSGQNTHTIDFGTCEQTGAGFTVTADGATSRPFAIAGDLYGRLRADALKFYYCQRSGIEIREDLRPGYGRPAGHPGDSDVPCAPDAGDYRLDVRGGWYDAGDQGKYVVNGGITVWQLLHAFEHRRGLDTLVLDIPESGDGTPDLLDEVRWELDFLLRMQAPGGLVHHKMHDREWTPLPTLPHLDKQPRELRPVSTAATLNLAAVAAQGARIFSRYDVSYAERLLAAARTAYAAAGANPIRYAPVEDTVGGGPYNDDDVSDEFYWAAAELFLTTGEQQYADAVLTSPLHTADVFGPYAFDWAATAAAGRLALAYTDERARASVIAGADRYLAVQRAHPYAVAYAPPGDRWEWGSSSMVLNNLVVLGVAYDLTGEDRYRDGVLEGLDYILGRNALNLSFVTGHGTDYAKNQHSRWYAHQLDPALPHPPDGTLAGGPNSGLQDEVAQARLAGRPAQFCYIDDINSWSTNELAINWNAALAWVAGFAADCGR
- a CDS encoding alpha-L-rhamnosidase — translated: MQTVQPGWRQAAYQLQINGKIFRRVNSGDSVLVPWPGPALTSRQQVEVRVRVWAAGETEPTPWSEPTTVEAGLLESDDWTAGFVGSTDRSPGDRRPILLRRDFTVRPGLLKARAYATACGVYELQLNGTSAGDDVLAPGWTSYHHRLPYQTYEVTDLLRVGANTIDGWLADGWWRGEYAWNRVGERYGTDTALLVQLELHYIDGTAEQVVTDGTWTWAYGPITASSIYDGERHDARIEPTGWTPVQEKNPAVGELVAPGGPPVRRTAELSPITVARLDDDTYLLDFGQNLAGRLRITVTGAAGTEIGIRHAEVLENGRLCTRPIRTAVAHDVYVLAGAGAQTWEPRFTYHGFRYAEITGWPGELDPAEVVAVVCHDDMPEAGTFACSDPLVERLHDNVRWSMRGNFVSVPTDCPQRDERLGWTGDLQVFAPTAAFLYQATGSIADWLTDVNAETDGDGLVPLYVPHIETDFTQFHCAVWGDVTTVVPLVLFDRAADLGPVLRGYDTARSWVDACQKLLDDRDVIAEGLQLGDWLDPAAPPDRPQQARTDPYLVATAYLAHSARLLARQAELIGKTDDAALYHILADRVTAGFRREFVTTNGRCVSDTQTGYALALCFDLLTAAQRVHAGERLAELVREAEFHIGTGFAGTPLILDALTISGHLEEAYRLLLEKGCPSWLYPVTMGATTIWERWDSMLPDGSINPGNMTSFNHYALGAVADWLHRTVAGLAPAAPGYRTLRVRPRPGGGLSWAAAQHRTPYGDAAVHWQREGSTLHVEVIVPPNCDAQIELPGQQPVNVGSGTHTFTCSHRPTAEDPIAPLPPRRYF
- a CDS encoding LacI family DNA-binding transcriptional regulator; its protein translation is MARATIRDVARVAGVSDATVSNTVNRPHLVNPATRDRVRQAMESIGYVPNAAARALRVGRTSTLGLVVLDFGNPFFAEVAAGAEQAATEARAEIALFHTGLGEHTREQRLLHRLAEWRLDGLIITPNDVDHPALTLIAERGTPVVVLARQVPGGRHSAVRSDDVLGGEIAARHLLDCGHRRLAFAGWRRDERYEGAARVATTAGTTLEWLDTGNADIAGGLEVGARLAGQTSRQRPTGVFCANDLIAAGIIQQLTRYGLRVPADLAVIGFDDTDLASAASAIELTSVRQPATEIGQAAVQLVLNEMNDRTRQGQDIVFRPELVVRESTADIGGHLKTTTRQ